From Methanosarcina lacustris Z-7289, one genomic window encodes:
- a CDS encoding HAD family hydrolase encodes MNIKIKYIVSDLNGTLVDAMPIYTRVFCDVVKRQTGIESPNIAAYSIAATGTPWDEQFSHILEHHKLPKDAVPKLMDEFCNTVYDETYSLFPKAEALLKLFKTKGYRVFITSGSGTGPMMKRLYEVGIFPYIDCLLGFDIYKKGPKHIEMLAEKEGLSLKQFALQSVYFGDGPGDMRLAKNAGLFAIGVAQTVDPELLKEAGADLVLAKIGDALEMDWGKLEISI; translated from the coding sequence ATGAACATTAAAATAAAATACATTGTTTCAGACCTCAATGGAACTCTTGTGGATGCTATGCCAATTTACACCAGAGTTTTCTGCGATGTAGTGAAACGACAGACAGGGATTGAATCACCTAATATAGCCGCATATTCCATCGCCGCAACAGGCACACCGTGGGATGAACAATTTTCTCATATTTTGGAACATCACAAACTGCCTAAAGATGCAGTACCAAAACTGATGGACGAATTCTGTAACACCGTTTATGATGAAACATATTCACTGTTTCCGAAAGCAGAAGCGCTTTTAAAATTATTCAAAACCAAAGGCTACAGGGTGTTCATCACTTCTGGTAGTGGTACTGGACCAATGATGAAGCGTCTTTATGAAGTTGGTATTTTCCCTTACATTGATTGTTTATTAGGATTCGATATTTATAAGAAAGGTCCAAAACATATTGAAATGCTCGCTGAAAAAGAAGGTTTGTCTTTAAAACAGTTTGCGTTGCAGTCAGTCTATTTTGGGGACGGACCGGGTGATATGCGACTTGCTAAGAACGCAGGACTTTTCGCTATAGGAGTGGCTCAGACAGTGGATCCAGAGCTTCTAAAAGAAGCCGGTGCTGATCTGGTGCTTGCGAAAATCGGCGATGCACTGGAGATGGACTGGGGGAAGTTGGAGATAAGCATTTGA